One genomic region from Streptomyces sp. Li-HN-5-11 encodes:
- a CDS encoding SDR family oxidoreductase, which yields MRFKGRVAIVTGAGQGIGEGYAKALAAEGARVVVAELNEAQGQRVAKEIGDALFVPVDVADPASAQALADTVIAELGRIDYLVNNAAIFHGMRREGIVTVDYDYLDRFLKVNLLGALHVTRAVLPHLEEGAAIVNQSSTAAWQPTGFYGLAKAGINHLTASLAAELGGRGIRVNAIAPGPTDTEAARDIIPEEYRKAMVQSFALKRMGTPADQAGALLFLLSDEASWVTGQVVAVDGGSVVRL from the coding sequence ATGCGGTTCAAGGGCAGGGTGGCGATCGTCACCGGGGCCGGACAGGGCATCGGCGAGGGGTACGCCAAGGCGCTGGCCGCCGAGGGCGCGCGGGTCGTGGTCGCCGAGCTGAACGAGGCCCAGGGGCAGCGGGTCGCCAAGGAGATCGGCGACGCCCTCTTCGTGCCGGTCGACGTCGCCGATCCGGCCTCGGCCCAGGCTCTCGCCGACACCGTGATCGCCGAACTCGGGCGCATCGACTACCTGGTCAACAACGCCGCGATCTTCCACGGCATGCGCCGCGAGGGCATCGTCACCGTCGACTACGACTACCTCGACCGGTTCCTGAAGGTGAACCTGCTCGGCGCGCTCCACGTCACCCGCGCCGTCCTCCCGCACCTCGAGGAGGGCGCGGCCATCGTCAACCAGTCGTCCACCGCGGCCTGGCAGCCCACCGGCTTCTACGGCCTGGCCAAGGCCGGCATCAACCACCTCACCGCGTCCCTCGCGGCCGAGCTCGGGGGCAGGGGCATCCGCGTCAACGCCATCGCGCCCGGCCCGACCGACACCGAGGCGGCCCGGGACATCATCCCGGAGGAGTACCGCAAGGCCATGGTGCAGTCGTTCGCGCTCAAGCGCATGGGAACCCCGGCGGACCAGGCCGGCGCCCTGCTGTTCCTGCTCTCCGACGAAGCGAGCTGGGTCACCGGCCAGGTCGTCGCCGTCGACGGCGGATCGGTGGTGCGGCTGTGA
- a CDS encoding TauD/TfdA family dioxygenase, which yields MIESKALSPSLGVEFTGVADPLDDAFVQRAAEALKWRGVLLVRGLHLDDERQLAFSRRLGEVVALRGQEIFPISVNPARSRNAKYLKGAFHWHLDGTTDDVPVKATTLTARHVATIGGGTEFANTYAAYENLSEKDRERYDSLRVVHSFEAAQRLVNPDPTDEDLAAWRTQASHEMSLVWRRRDGRRSLVAGATAGHVVGMDPEESRALLDELLDWATQERFRYAHDWAVGDLVVWDNTGILHRALPYDETSERLLHRTTVVGDEAFA from the coding sequence ATGATCGAATCGAAGGCCCTGTCTCCATCGCTCGGGGTGGAGTTCACCGGCGTGGCCGACCCGCTCGACGACGCCTTCGTCCAGCGAGCCGCCGAAGCCCTCAAGTGGCGGGGGGTCCTGCTCGTCAGGGGCCTTCACCTCGACGACGAGCGGCAGCTGGCGTTCAGCCGCAGGCTCGGCGAGGTGGTCGCGCTGCGCGGCCAGGAGATCTTCCCGATCTCCGTCAACCCGGCCAGGAGCAGGAACGCCAAGTACCTCAAGGGCGCGTTCCACTGGCACCTCGACGGCACCACCGACGACGTGCCCGTCAAGGCGACCACCCTGACCGCCCGGCACGTCGCCACGATCGGGGGCGGCACCGAGTTCGCCAACACCTACGCCGCATACGAGAACCTGTCCGAGAAGGACCGCGAGCGCTACGACTCGCTGCGCGTCGTGCACAGCTTCGAGGCCGCGCAGCGCCTGGTGAACCCCGACCCCACCGACGAGGACCTGGCCGCCTGGCGCACCCAGGCCAGCCATGAGATGTCCCTGGTGTGGCGGCGCCGGGACGGCCGCCGCTCCCTGGTGGCCGGTGCCACCGCCGGCCACGTCGTCGGCATGGACCCCGAGGAGAGTCGCGCCCTGCTCGACGAACTGCTGGACTGGGCCACCCAGGAGCGGTTCCGCTACGCCCACGACTGGGCGGTCGGGGATCTGGTGGTCTGGGACAACACCGGGATCCTGCACCGGGCGCTGCCGTACGACGAGACCTCCGAGCGACTGCTGCACCGTACGACCGTCGTCGGCGACGAGGCCTTCGCATGA
- a CDS encoding cytochrome P450 translates to MTASGTHDDEVRKQPRVHFDRHAPEYRGQFEEQTRAFHAGCPMAWTDTHGGHWVAAGNRELLALARAGQKLSNDHDVHGERRGYQGISIPPPARGRGGIRGGFLEMDPPEQRAYRTALNPYLSPAAVARWIPFIDEVVRACLDERIETGRIDFVDDLANVVPAVFTLAMMGIPLKKWELYNEPAHAGVYTPPHSPEMARVIEAHMAMLQDLGTTLQEVRAHPRPGLVDALVTMEIDGAPPSEVDLIGALALLIGGGFDTTTALTAHALEWLSQHPAQRDRLSRERDTLLDSATEEFLRYFTPAPGDGRTVAEDCEIAGKRFQEGDRVWLSWAMANRDPAVFPDPDRVDLARGGNRHTAFGLGIHRCIGSNVARTVFKRMLLQVLDRIPDFVCDPAGTVHYETIGVIQGMRHLPAVFTPGLRLGPGLDETLVNLQQVCDEQGLAEPVTVRKAEAKIR, encoded by the coding sequence ATGACCGCATCCGGGACGCACGACGACGAGGTTCGCAAGCAGCCCCGCGTCCACTTCGACCGGCACGCCCCCGAGTACCGCGGCCAGTTCGAGGAGCAGACCCGCGCCTTCCACGCGGGCTGCCCGATGGCCTGGACCGACACCCACGGCGGGCACTGGGTGGCGGCGGGCAACCGCGAACTGCTCGCCCTCGCCCGCGCCGGACAGAAACTGTCCAACGACCACGACGTGCACGGCGAGCGCCGCGGCTACCAGGGCATCAGCATCCCGCCGCCGGCCCGCGGCCGCGGCGGCATCCGCGGCGGCTTCCTGGAGATGGACCCGCCCGAACAGCGCGCGTACCGCACCGCCCTCAACCCCTACCTGTCCCCGGCGGCCGTCGCCCGCTGGATCCCGTTCATCGACGAGGTGGTCCGCGCCTGCCTCGACGAGAGGATCGAGACCGGCCGCATCGACTTCGTGGACGACCTGGCCAACGTCGTCCCGGCCGTCTTCACCCTCGCGATGATGGGCATACCGCTGAAGAAGTGGGAGCTGTACAACGAACCCGCCCACGCCGGTGTCTACACCCCACCCCACTCGCCCGAGATGGCCCGGGTGATCGAGGCCCACATGGCCATGCTCCAGGACCTCGGCACCACCCTCCAGGAGGTCCGCGCCCATCCGCGCCCCGGCCTCGTCGACGCGCTCGTCACGATGGAGATCGACGGCGCACCCCCGTCCGAGGTGGACCTGATCGGTGCCCTCGCCCTGCTCATCGGCGGCGGTTTCGACACCACCACCGCGCTGACCGCCCACGCTCTCGAATGGCTCTCGCAGCACCCCGCGCAGCGGGATCGCCTGAGCCGGGAGCGCGACACCCTGCTCGACTCGGCCACCGAGGAGTTCCTGCGCTACTTCACCCCCGCGCCCGGTGACGGGCGTACGGTCGCGGAGGACTGCGAGATCGCCGGCAAGCGGTTCCAGGAGGGCGACCGGGTGTGGCTGTCGTGGGCGATGGCCAACCGCGACCCGGCCGTCTTCCCCGACCCGGACCGCGTCGACCTCGCCCGCGGCGGCAACCGCCACACCGCCTTCGGCCTCGGCATCCATCGTTGCATCGGCTCCAACGTGGCCCGCACCGTCTTCAAGCGGATGCTGCTCCAGGTCCTCGACCGCATCCCGGACTTCGTCTGCGACCCCGCGGGCACCGTCCACTACGAGACCATCGGGGTCATCCAGGGCATGCGCCACCTCCCCGCCGTCTTCACCCCCGGCCTGCGTCTGGGCCCCGGGCTGGACGAGACGCTGGTGAACCTCCAGCAGGTGTGCGACGAGCAGGGGCTGGCCGAGCCGGTGACGGTGCGCAAGGCGGAGGCGAAGATCCGTTGA
- a CDS encoding dihydrodipicolinate reductase produces MQRSARSDRPLRVVQWGTGTIGTRSLSAVLGHPHMELAGVRVHSPDKAGRDAGELCGAGPTGIVTTTGLDEILALGADCVLYMPRATDHDELCALLASGANVVTTTGGFHHTAGIDPAVRRRVEDSCARGGTSIHATGSSPGFITEAVPLVLASVQRRLDALTIHEYADLSGRNSPELLFGVMGFGRTPAAAFDEHRLAHIRSSFGPSLRLLADALGLPLDSVEASGQLATAAHTTGMAAGVLRAGTVAAQRMTLSGLRDGRALLEFNATWYCTTDLDPAWDLRPTGWHLTVDGDTPLDVDMRFPVPLDRLAAVSPGYTAHRAVNAVPAVCSAAPGIRTTVDLPLFTAALA; encoded by the coding sequence ATGCAGCGCTCAGCGCGAAGCGACAGGCCGCTCAGAGTCGTTCAATGGGGCACGGGAACCATCGGCACCCGATCCCTGAGTGCCGTTCTCGGCCACCCGCACATGGAACTGGCCGGTGTCCGTGTCCACAGTCCGGACAAGGCCGGGCGCGACGCCGGCGAACTGTGCGGAGCGGGCCCGACGGGCATCGTCACCACCACCGGCCTCGACGAGATCCTCGCGCTGGGCGCCGACTGCGTGCTGTACATGCCGCGGGCCACCGACCACGACGAGCTGTGCGCCCTGCTGGCGTCCGGCGCGAACGTCGTGACCACGACCGGCGGGTTCCACCACACGGCCGGCATCGATCCCGCTGTCAGGAGAAGGGTCGAGGACTCCTGCGCGCGAGGCGGCACCTCGATTCACGCCACCGGCAGCAGTCCGGGCTTCATCACCGAGGCCGTACCGCTCGTCCTGGCCTCCGTGCAGCGCCGGCTGGATGCCCTGACCATCCACGAGTACGCCGACCTGTCCGGGCGGAACTCACCGGAGCTGCTGTTCGGCGTGATGGGCTTCGGCCGGACACCGGCCGCCGCGTTCGACGAACACCGCCTCGCTCACATCCGGTCGAGTTTCGGGCCGTCCCTGCGTCTGCTCGCCGACGCCCTGGGCCTGCCCCTCGACTCCGTCGAGGCGAGCGGGCAACTCGCCACCGCCGCCCACACGACCGGCATGGCCGCCGGTGTCCTGCGAGCCGGGACGGTGGCCGCGCAGCGGATGACGCTGTCCGGTCTGCGCGACGGCCGCGCGCTGCTGGAATTCAACGCGACCTGGTACTGCACCACCGACCTCGACCCGGCCTGGGACCTGCGCCCCACCGGCTGGCACCTGACGGTCGACGGCGACACACCCCTCGACGTCGACATGCGTTTCCCGGTGCCGCTCGATCGCCTGGCCGCCGTCTCGCCCGGCTACACCGCCCACCGGGCCGTCAACGCCGTCCCCGCCGTCTGCTCGGCGGCCCCCGGCATCCGCACGACCGTGGACCTTCCCCTTTTCACCGCGGCGCTCGCCTGA
- a CDS encoding ferredoxin — protein MKVRVDPERCQGHTLCAMRAPEVFELSEIDGHSSPVTEEVPEDQQDRVVEAVRSCPERAISVF, from the coding sequence GTGAAGGTACGTGTCGACCCCGAGCGCTGCCAGGGGCACACCCTGTGCGCCATGCGCGCCCCGGAGGTCTTCGAGCTGAGCGAGATCGACGGGCACTCCTCCCCGGTCACCGAGGAGGTTCCCGAGGACCAGCAGGACCGGGTGGTCGAGGCCGTCCGGTCCTGCCCCGAGCGAGCGATCAGCGTCTTCTGA
- a CDS encoding ABC transporter substrate-binding protein: MRRLLMGGATAVAVLLAAGCSTRSDDGTGSRQKASPAAQETTTASTDFGTLKNVCGPGTAKPSSAQGVTAKKIQVGVLSDVGFTKKSEFVDAAEVFTSWCNDAGGINGRAIEPVARDTRLTEVRQRVLEACKADFALVGGGAALDSLGVQDRLKCLLPNFPAQSSQIGAIGSDLQVIGSQPTAGYFQYGGYYTWLLKEKYPDSARKVGVIAGDSPVTKVMAGQFTEAVGGLGGQVSYNDLYPAAGVSDWTPYAQSIKNKGVKGLIFLGDFASLAKLEQALTNIGYAPDWIDANSNAYGPDFPKLAGGSLAKQHNYAELFATTPLESASSDPATQQVIDLFKKYAPGKQVTYPALRAFSAWLLFATSARDCATLTRACVYEKASKNTDWTAGGLQAPFDLSSKEPTKCYVIVEATAKGWRLADFKPDQGGYRCDGPVYKYKRDYGKPATLASVGKSLSDLH; this comes from the coding sequence TTGCGCAGGCTGCTCATGGGCGGTGCCACCGCTGTCGCGGTGCTGCTGGCCGCCGGATGTTCCACCCGCTCCGACGACGGCACAGGTTCCCGGCAGAAGGCGAGCCCCGCCGCACAGGAGACGACGACCGCGTCGACCGACTTCGGCACCCTGAAGAACGTGTGCGGCCCGGGTACCGCCAAACCGTCGTCCGCCCAGGGCGTCACCGCCAAGAAGATCCAGGTCGGCGTCCTGTCCGACGTCGGTTTCACCAAGAAGTCCGAATTCGTGGACGCCGCCGAGGTGTTCACCTCCTGGTGCAACGACGCGGGCGGCATCAACGGCCGCGCGATCGAACCCGTCGCCCGCGACACCCGGCTCACAGAGGTCCGCCAGCGCGTCCTGGAGGCCTGCAAGGCCGACTTCGCCCTGGTCGGCGGCGGTGCCGCACTCGACAGCCTGGGAGTGCAGGACCGGCTGAAGTGCCTGCTGCCGAACTTCCCCGCCCAGTCCAGCCAGATCGGCGCCATCGGCTCGGACCTCCAGGTGATCGGCTCCCAGCCGACCGCCGGGTACTTCCAGTACGGCGGCTACTACACCTGGCTGCTGAAGGAGAAGTACCCCGACTCGGCGCGGAAGGTCGGCGTCATCGCCGGTGACTCACCGGTCACCAAGGTGATGGCCGGCCAGTTCACGGAGGCGGTCGGCGGCCTCGGCGGCCAGGTGTCCTACAACGACCTGTACCCGGCGGCCGGTGTCTCCGACTGGACCCCGTACGCCCAGTCGATCAAGAACAAGGGCGTGAAGGGCCTCATCTTCCTCGGCGACTTCGCGAGCCTGGCCAAGCTGGAGCAGGCCCTGACCAACATCGGCTACGCCCCCGACTGGATCGACGCCAACTCCAACGCCTACGGCCCGGACTTCCCGAAACTGGCGGGCGGGTCCCTCGCCAAGCAGCACAACTACGCCGAACTGTTCGCCACCACCCCGCTGGAGAGCGCCTCGTCCGACCCGGCCACCCAGCAGGTGATCGACCTGTTCAAGAAGTACGCCCCCGGCAAGCAGGTCACCTACCCCGCGCTGCGCGCCTTCTCCGCCTGGCTGCTGTTCGCCACCTCGGCCCGCGACTGCGCCACCCTCACCCGCGCCTGCGTGTACGAGAAGGCGTCGAAGAACACCGACTGGACGGCGGGCGGCCTGCAGGCCCCGTTCGACCTGAGTTCGAAGGAGCCGACGAAGTGCTACGTGATCGTCGAGGCCACCGCCAAGGGCTGGCGGCTCGCGGACTTCAAGCCGGACCAGGGCGGATACCGCTGCGACGGCCCGGTCTACAAGTACAAGCGCGACTACGGGAAGCCCGCCACCCTGGCCTCGGTCGGCAAGTCGCTGTCCGACCTCCACTGA
- a CDS encoding SDR family NAD(P)-dependent oxidoreductase encodes MSAAPHRTAVVTGGASGIGRAIARRLTADGLKVAVFDIAPVEDGYGLTVDVTDRTQVDKAMNAVRERIGPVSVLVNAAGKDGFTRFADLPFADWQRVVDINLNGVFHCVQSALPDMMEAHWGRIVNISSSSTHSGQPFMAHYVSAKSAVNGLTKSLALELGPRGITVNAIPPGFIDTPMLRSAERKQRLGGTIEDHIARTPVRRVGRPEDIAATCSFLVSEEAGYITGQIIGVNGGRNT; translated from the coding sequence ATGAGCGCCGCACCGCACCGGACGGCGGTCGTGACCGGCGGCGCGTCCGGCATCGGCCGCGCGATCGCCCGAAGGCTCACCGCCGACGGCCTGAAGGTGGCCGTGTTCGACATCGCCCCCGTCGAGGACGGTTACGGCCTCACCGTCGACGTCACCGACCGGACCCAGGTCGACAAGGCGATGAACGCCGTGCGCGAGCGTATCGGCCCGGTTTCGGTGCTGGTCAACGCGGCCGGCAAGGACGGCTTCACGCGTTTCGCCGATCTGCCCTTCGCCGACTGGCAGCGGGTCGTCGACATCAACCTCAACGGTGTCTTCCACTGCGTGCAGTCGGCGCTGCCGGACATGATGGAGGCGCACTGGGGCCGGATCGTCAACATCTCCTCGTCCAGCACGCATTCCGGCCAGCCGTTCATGGCCCACTACGTCTCCGCCAAGTCGGCGGTGAACGGGCTGACCAAATCGCTCGCCCTGGAGCTCGGTCCACGGGGCATCACGGTCAACGCGATCCCGCCCGGCTTCATCGACACCCCGATGCTGCGCAGCGCAGAGCGGAAACAGCGGCTCGGCGGCACCATCGAGGACCACATCGCACGCACCCCGGTGCGCCGGGTGGGCCGCCCGGAGGACATCGCGGCCACCTGCTCGTTCCTGGTGAGCGAGGAGGCCGGCTACATCACGGGGCAGATCATCGGCGTGAACGGAGGCCGGAACACATGA
- a CDS encoding CoA transferase — MRPLEGIRVLEVAMYGFVPSAGAVLADWGADVVKVEHAVTGDPQRGLRQTGTFKVEGDPNPNIAHPNRGKRSLGLDMAAPEGREVLYRLVKDADVFLTSFLPAARARFGIDVDDIRAVNPRIIYARGSALGPRGPESGKGGYDMTAFWARAGTAASITPPGTEGMVSPPGPAYGDTVSGTNLAGGVAAALLRRERTGEPSVVDVSLLGSGLWAMGQTIGLSMHLDRAWEGVTPSAHGSPTNPLSGLYRTADDRYIAFVMLQPAKFWANVAHCLGRPDLADDPRFATAESIAAHTGDAVRILREAIAKRTLAEWSERFAALDGPWAPVQDTLQAAADAQVRANGYIGQAGDLELVASPVQFDVEDTPLGPAPEFAAQTEEILTELGYDWDRILALKASGTVA; from the coding sequence ATGAGGCCGCTGGAAGGCATCCGCGTTCTGGAAGTCGCCATGTACGGCTTCGTGCCCTCCGCCGGGGCCGTGCTCGCCGACTGGGGCGCGGACGTGGTGAAGGTGGAGCACGCGGTCACCGGTGACCCGCAGCGCGGACTGCGCCAGACCGGCACCTTCAAGGTCGAGGGCGATCCCAACCCCAACATCGCCCACCCCAACCGCGGCAAGCGCTCCCTCGGCCTCGACATGGCCGCCCCGGAGGGCCGGGAGGTGCTGTACCGGCTGGTGAAGGACGCGGACGTCTTCCTCACCAGTTTCCTGCCCGCCGCCCGCGCCCGCTTCGGCATCGACGTCGACGACATCCGCGCCGTCAACCCGCGGATCATCTACGCCCGCGGCAGCGCGCTCGGCCCCCGCGGCCCGGAGTCCGGCAAGGGCGGCTACGACATGACCGCCTTCTGGGCCCGCGCCGGCACGGCCGCCAGCATCACCCCGCCGGGCACCGAGGGCATGGTGAGCCCGCCCGGCCCGGCCTACGGCGACACGGTCTCCGGCACCAACCTGGCCGGCGGCGTCGCGGCCGCGCTGCTGCGCCGCGAGCGCACCGGAGAGCCGTCGGTCGTGGACGTCTCCCTCCTGGGCAGCGGCCTGTGGGCGATGGGCCAGACCATCGGGCTGTCCATGCACCTGGACCGCGCCTGGGAGGGCGTCACGCCCAGCGCCCACGGCTCGCCCACCAACCCGCTCTCCGGCCTCTACCGCACCGCCGACGACCGCTACATCGCCTTCGTCATGCTCCAGCCGGCCAAGTTCTGGGCCAACGTGGCCCACTGCCTCGGCCGCCCCGACCTCGCGGACGACCCCCGCTTCGCCACCGCCGAGTCCATCGCCGCGCACACCGGCGACGCGGTCAGGATCCTGCGCGAGGCGATCGCCAAGCGCACCCTGGCCGAGTGGTCCGAGCGGTTCGCCGCGCTCGACGGGCCCTGGGCGCCCGTCCAGGACACCCTGCAGGCCGCCGCCGACGCGCAGGTGCGTGCCAACGGCTACATCGGACAGGCCGGCGACCTCGAACTCGTCGCGAGCCCCGTCCAGTTCGACGTCGAGGACACCCCCCTCGGCCCCGCACCGGAATTCGCCGCGCAGACGGAGGAGATCCTCACCGAGCTCGGCTACGACTGGGACCGCATCCTCGCCCTGAAGGCGAGCGGGACGGTCGCCTGA
- a CDS encoding carboxymuconolactone decarboxylase family protein → MTRLPPVPYEKWDAEVLRPLTGGRTVPPSNALGLLLNHPRLAKAFLTFSTQLLYRSTLPARTRELAILRVAWRHRCRYEWAHHVLMARAAGVTEKELQEVRRGTGTLVNRAVDELESISSLSDELYAQLSEELDERQLMDLVFTVGAYGMQAMAYNTFGVELDPGMDDGGMDHGRMDKGIDDGGPGEPAA, encoded by the coding sequence ATGACGAGGCTGCCGCCCGTCCCGTACGAGAAGTGGGACGCCGAGGTGCTGCGGCCGTTGACGGGCGGGCGCACCGTGCCGCCGTCCAACGCCCTCGGCCTGCTCCTGAACCACCCGCGTCTGGCCAAGGCGTTCCTGACCTTCAGCACCCAGCTGCTGTACCGCAGCACACTGCCGGCCAGAACGCGCGAGCTGGCGATCCTCCGGGTCGCCTGGCGGCACCGCTGCCGGTACGAATGGGCACACCATGTGCTGATGGCCCGTGCGGCCGGCGTCACGGAGAAGGAGCTTCAGGAGGTGCGCCGGGGCACCGGCACCCTGGTGAACCGGGCCGTGGACGAGCTGGAGTCGATCTCCTCGCTCTCCGACGAGCTCTACGCGCAGTTGTCGGAGGAACTGGACGAACGGCAGCTGATGGACCTCGTGTTCACCGTCGGCGCATACGGGATGCAGGCCATGGCCTACAACACGTTCGGGGTGGAACTGGATCCGGGGATGGACGACGGGGGGATGGACCACGGGCGGATGGACAAGGGGATCGACGACGGCGGGCCGGGCGAGCCCGCCGCGTAG
- a CDS encoding aldehyde dehydrogenase family protein — MTSLILKSQLIDGKLLDAESTFDSYNPATGELLGRAPDAGRADAETAIAAARRAFDTTGWSTDRELRLRCLRQLHTALDEHREELRELTIAEVGAPRQLTHGPQLDEPIGIVTFYADLLETYEFTEDLGETESRGQRHHRWVEKEAAGVVAAILPYNFPNQLALAKLAPALAAGCTVVLKGAPQTPLTTLALGELIAEHTDIPPGVVNILSSSRAETGEVLTTHPDVDVVTFTGATATGRRIMAAAADTVKRVFLELGGKSAMIVLDDADFVKAAMFAAFTICSHSGQGCALTSRLLVPRAEHDQIVRLVAAGMERVRVGDPTDPKTAMGPLISEQQRDKVDAMVQRAVEAGATLVRGGRRVDPGYFYEPTLLAGVDPDSEIAQDEVFGPVLAVIPFDDEEDAVRIANNSRYGLSGAVHSADEERALRVARRIRTGTFSLNGGNYFAPDVPFGGYKQSGVGRESGRSGFEEFLEEKSFARVVVREQS, encoded by the coding sequence GTGACCTCCCTCATCCTGAAGTCCCAGCTGATCGACGGCAAGCTGCTCGACGCCGAGTCGACGTTCGACTCGTACAACCCGGCCACCGGCGAGCTCCTCGGCCGTGCCCCCGACGCCGGCAGGGCCGACGCCGAAACCGCGATCGCCGCCGCCCGCCGCGCCTTCGACACCACCGGCTGGTCCACGGACCGGGAGCTGCGGCTGCGCTGCCTGCGCCAACTGCACACCGCCCTCGACGAACACCGCGAGGAACTGCGGGAGCTGACCATCGCCGAGGTCGGCGCGCCCCGCCAGCTCACCCATGGTCCGCAGCTCGACGAACCGATCGGCATCGTGACGTTCTACGCCGACCTCCTCGAGACGTACGAGTTCACCGAGGACCTGGGCGAGACAGAGTCGCGCGGCCAGCGCCACCACCGCTGGGTGGAGAAGGAGGCCGCCGGCGTCGTCGCCGCCATCCTGCCGTACAACTTCCCCAACCAGCTGGCCCTGGCCAAGCTCGCCCCCGCGCTCGCGGCGGGCTGCACGGTCGTCCTCAAAGGCGCCCCGCAGACCCCGCTCACCACTCTCGCGCTCGGCGAACTCATCGCGGAGCACACCGACATCCCCCCGGGCGTGGTCAACATCCTCAGCTCCTCCCGCGCCGAGACCGGCGAGGTGCTCACCACCCACCCCGACGTCGACGTGGTCACCTTCACCGGCGCCACCGCGACCGGCCGCCGCATCATGGCCGCCGCGGCCGACACCGTGAAGCGGGTCTTCCTGGAGCTCGGCGGCAAGTCCGCCATGATCGTCCTGGACGACGCCGACTTCGTGAAGGCCGCCATGTTCGCCGCCTTCACCATCTGCTCCCACTCCGGCCAGGGCTGCGCGCTCACCTCCCGCCTCCTCGTGCCGCGCGCCGAGCACGACCAGATCGTGCGGCTCGTCGCCGCCGGCATGGAGCGCGTCCGGGTCGGCGACCCCACCGACCCGAAGACCGCCATGGGTCCGCTCATCAGCGAGCAGCAGCGCGACAAGGTCGACGCCATGGTCCAGCGGGCCGTCGAGGCCGGTGCGACCCTGGTGCGCGGCGGCAGGCGCGTCGACCCCGGGTACTTCTACGAGCCGACCCTCCTCGCCGGCGTCGATCCCGACAGCGAGATCGCCCAGGACGAGGTCTTCGGGCCGGTGCTCGCCGTGATCCCCTTCGACGACGAGGAGGACGCGGTCCGCATCGCCAACAACTCCAGGTACGGCCTGTCCGGCGCGGTGCACAGCGCCGACGAGGAACGCGCCCTGCGCGTCGCCCGCCGCATCCGCACCGGCACCTTCTCCCTCAACGGAGGCAACTACTTCGCCCCCGACGTGCCCTTCGGCGGCTACAAGCAGTCCGGCGTCGGCCGGGAGAGCGGACGGTCGGGATTCGAGGAGTTCCTGGAGGAGAAGTCGTTCGCGCGGGTCGTCGTCCGGGAGCAGTCATGA